A window of the Rhodoferax sp. GW822-FHT02A01 genome harbors these coding sequences:
- a CDS encoding DUF6492 family protein: protein MKQLVLYCKSYPTDLKRVVRLAHSVKQYNQERLPFYVSVQAKDAALFREHLGQLDVKLIDDEDIICASPRPELDRIEKLAGSISQQIVKSEFWRLDLCESYVCLDSDAFFIRPFSAADFVAPNGTPYTVIDEAHDILEGALLQRRSRVLTAFQGEAELVQKLFGRSGKKYSFGPFPLVWHRDVWKSLEAKYLSPRGMNFVDAITTAPIESRWYGEALLAYKAIELLPSQEFFKVYHYAWQKDRDFRSGMTLDLLSRLYCGVIYQSAWEREMDWPEEGGGSLSRLGRRLRRKFGRI, encoded by the coding sequence ATGAAGCAACTCGTTCTGTATTGCAAGAGCTATCCAACTGATTTGAAGCGCGTTGTCCGCTTGGCACACTCCGTCAAGCAATACAACCAAGAGCGGCTTCCGTTCTATGTTTCGGTTCAGGCAAAGGATGCGGCCCTCTTCCGTGAACACCTTGGGCAACTGGATGTCAAACTGATTGATGACGAAGACATCATTTGTGCATCCCCTCGCCCGGAATTGGACCGAATCGAAAAGTTGGCAGGGAGTATTTCCCAGCAGATCGTCAAATCCGAATTCTGGCGCCTCGACCTGTGTGAGAGCTATGTTTGCCTGGATTCGGATGCCTTCTTCATACGCCCCTTTTCTGCCGCTGATTTTGTTGCACCCAACGGCACACCTTACACGGTAATAGACGAGGCGCACGACATCCTAGAGGGCGCTTTGCTTCAAAGGCGTAGCCGGGTCTTAACCGCATTTCAGGGTGAGGCCGAACTTGTACAAAAGCTATTTGGCAGAAGCGGCAAGAAGTACAGTTTTGGCCCCTTCCCCCTGGTCTGGCACCGCGATGTCTGGAAAAGTCTGGAGGCCAAATACTTAAGTCCGCGGGGCATGAACTTTGTAGATGCCATCACAACAGCGCCTATAGAGTCGCGCTGGTATGGCGAGGCTCTACTTGCCTACAAGGCTATAGAGCTGCTACCGTCGCAGGAATTCTTCAAGGTCTACCACTACGCTTGGCAAAAGGACCGGGACTTTCGGTCCGGCATGACCCTGGATCTGCTGTCAAGACTCTATTGTGGAGTGATCTACCAGTCCGCCTGGGAGCGTGAAATGGACTGGCCCGAAGAAGGGGGAGGAAGTCTTTCCAGGCTGGGGCGCAGGCTGCGACGAAAGTTTGGAAGGATTTAG
- a CDS encoding glycosyltransferase, with translation MSKSLAEKWTRRKEKFRRSWDKVVFNAFLHPQTAAQHKEILRTAELALAHKSEHESAEICLQSSSLITRQGWTLKVETELKYRESLKSITDERILIHVPDPMHSPAGYSLFTNLAQSLSFIGVPTRTLGWEEPLAEVFAQFSPSVFLTSDHIEYLSRINWKAVSDYKQQARLRVGLTASLEEYGNTPLMGRLEWAQRNEVDFFYSFRDDDYVNRRAEYVPFKAQGFKIVFIPFGANILHYYPVEGFQRDLDFVLIATRKSEHASYLRSISSQYHGFIDGPGWRHAPGFSFNRARDRYIYARAKVGLNVHLPEQIQWPCELNERTYQLAACGVPQLIDHPLLLDKLFSRNAFFVADSVSQYKKMFREIMADPQQAEQRALLAQREAFQFHNTFLRAERFVQQLGGL, from the coding sequence ATGAGTAAGTCTCTGGCTGAGAAGTGGACCAGGCGCAAGGAAAAATTCAGAAGATCATGGGACAAAGTGGTATTCAATGCTTTTCTGCATCCGCAAACGGCCGCGCAACATAAAGAAATTTTGCGCACGGCAGAGTTGGCACTGGCGCATAAGTCGGAACATGAATCGGCGGAAATTTGCTTGCAGTCTTCCAGTCTGATCACACGACAGGGCTGGACGCTGAAGGTAGAGACGGAACTGAAGTACCGGGAGTCGTTGAAGAGCATCACGGATGAACGTATCCTGATTCATGTTCCCGACCCGATGCATTCGCCGGCCGGCTACTCACTGTTTACAAATCTGGCGCAAAGTCTGTCGTTCATAGGCGTACCAACACGAACACTCGGGTGGGAGGAGCCGCTTGCAGAAGTTTTTGCGCAGTTTTCACCATCCGTTTTCTTGACCAGTGACCATATAGAGTATTTGTCCAGAATCAACTGGAAGGCGGTATCCGATTACAAGCAGCAGGCACGTTTGCGTGTGGGATTGACTGCCTCGTTGGAGGAGTATGGCAATACTCCGCTTATGGGGCGACTGGAGTGGGCTCAAAGGAATGAGGTCGACTTCTTCTACTCATTCCGGGACGATGACTATGTCAACCGCCGCGCGGAATATGTGCCATTCAAGGCCCAAGGTTTCAAGATCGTATTCATACCATTCGGTGCCAACATACTGCACTACTATCCGGTCGAAGGATTTCAAAGAGATCTGGACTTTGTTCTGATTGCAACACGCAAAAGTGAACATGCCAGCTACTTGAGGTCCATTTCCAGTCAATACCATGGTTTTATTGATGGCCCCGGCTGGAGGCATGCACCGGGTTTTTCCTTCAATCGGGCGCGCGACCGGTACATATACGCCCGTGCGAAAGTCGGGTTGAACGTCCATTTGCCGGAGCAGATTCAGTGGCCTTGTGAGCTCAATGAGCGCACCTACCAACTGGCCGCCTGCGGTGTGCCGCAGCTGATTGACCACCCGCTTCTGCTGGACAAGCTATTTTCAAGGAATGCGTTCTTTGTTGCGGACTCGGTTTCACAATACAAGAAAATGTTCCGGGAAATCATGGCTGACCCGCAGCAAGCTGAGCAACGGGCGTTGTTGGCTCAACGCGAAGCCTTTCAATTCCACAACACGTTTCTCAGGGCAGAGCGGTTTGTTCAGCAACTCGGTGGTTTATAG
- a CDS encoding glycosyltransferase: protein MSEQAFVSPLVSVVVPIHNGALWIQETLDSLLHQSYRNLEVLLIDDASTDDLRGVLATFDDPRLRVERLTVNGGVSAARNVGIQMACGEFIAFCDADDIALEHRIEAQVQLLNVHPEVDLCGTAFTCFDAVSESVVRHPKNNAEIRRALMTGNCFGLSTVLARSEVLKMNLFDESLGLAEDYDLWTRLAIENTVFANIQESLVRYRLHGQQASKGKGERLDIQSRRVRARYCAALLRSDALNQTVASETIAMVDMRFAANLLTERIQSLTGFETSDFRFLLAWMYQRLDSHGPFNWTQWKKLQRQLNLRLNLNYRLNNFLLALCEPLLSPAKRDLLLKLKT, encoded by the coding sequence ATGTCCGAACAAGCTTTTGTATCCCCCTTAGTCTCGGTGGTCGTACCGATTCACAACGGCGCGCTATGGATTCAGGAGACCTTGGATTCCCTATTGCATCAAAGTTATCGCAATCTCGAAGTCCTGCTGATTGATGACGCTTCTACGGATGACCTGCGTGGGGTACTAGCCACTTTTGATGATCCCAGGTTGCGGGTTGAGCGCCTGACTGTGAATGGCGGTGTAAGTGCTGCCCGCAATGTGGGCATTCAAATGGCGTGTGGTGAATTCATCGCCTTTTGTGATGCGGATGACATAGCGCTTGAACACCGTATTGAAGCGCAAGTACAACTATTGAATGTCCACCCGGAGGTAGACTTGTGCGGCACTGCCTTCACCTGTTTTGACGCAGTGAGCGAAAGCGTTGTTCGGCATCCGAAAAACAACGCGGAGATTCGTCGCGCACTCATGACCGGAAACTGCTTTGGACTATCAACGGTACTGGCAAGATCCGAAGTGCTCAAGATGAACCTGTTCGATGAAAGCCTTGGGTTGGCCGAAGACTATGATCTTTGGACACGGCTGGCAATTGAGAACACGGTCTTTGCCAATATCCAGGAAAGTCTGGTGCGCTATCGGTTGCACGGGCAGCAGGCAAGCAAGGGAAAAGGAGAGCGACTGGATATTCAGTCACGCAGGGTTCGGGCCAGGTATTGTGCTGCGTTATTGAGAAGTGATGCGCTGAACCAGACCGTGGCAAGTGAAACTATCGCGATGGTTGACATGCGGTTTGCAGCCAATCTATTGACCGAGCGAATTCAGTCGCTGACAGGCTTTGAAACCAGCGACTTCCGCTTCTTGCTTGCTTGGATGTACCAGCGGTTGGACAGTCATGGTCCATTCAACTGGACGCAATGGAAAAAGCTGCAACGGCAATTGAATCTTCGCCTGAACCTCAACTACCGATTGAACAATTTCTTACTGGCATTGTGTGAACCACTGTTGTCTCCTGCCAAGAGAGACCTGTTGTTAAAGCTCAAAACCTGA